A segment of the Lycium ferocissimum isolate CSIRO_LF1 chromosome 10, AGI_CSIRO_Lferr_CH_V1, whole genome shotgun sequence genome:
ACATGACTGATAAACAGCAGGCCAATGAATGTTATCTCACACGCTTTCACTATGTTTATCATTCATTATGATCTCAATACTGATGTATTACCACTTCCACTGGAGATtgaaaaacttttaaaactgGCTATACTCTTCAAACTTTTCAAGATCCGTGCAATCTTTGCATGGATGGATATACACTTATACTGACCTATGAACTTTAATCACCCAGCAACTAGAGCTGGAATCAGAAATAATGATAGatttaaagtaaaggaaaatTAGAAGGAACCCGTTTGCCTTAATTTTTATTTACGTACAAAAATTTTGATGATTTGTAGGCTGTTGAGGTTGCCGGTCAAGTGAATCAATGGGCTGAAAAGGAAACAAGCGGGCTTATCAAAGAAATTCTTCCAGCTGACTCGGTTGACAGTGCAACAAGACTTGTGTTTGCAAATGCATTGTACTTTAAAGGAGCCTGGGATGAGAAGTTCGATGCATCACTGACAAAGGACAATGAGTTTCACCTTCTCAGTGGGACATCTGTTCAAGTGCCGTTCATGACTAGCAAGAAGAAGCAATATGTGAAAGCCTTTGACGGTTTCAAGGTGTTGGGCCTTCCGTATAAACAGGGTGAGGATAGGCGTCGTTTCTCCATGTACTTCTTTCTGCCTGACGCTAATGATGGACTACCAGCTTTGGTAGAAAAGGTCAGTTCCGAATCCCAATTCTTGGAGCGACACCTTCCGTATCAGAAGGTTGGAGTTGGTGAATTCCGCATTCCCAAATTTAAAATATCGTTTGGATTTGAAGCTTCTAACGTTCTGAAAGGGCTTGGCCTGGTATTGCCTTTCTCCGGTGATGGCCTCACCGAGATGGTTGACTCCCCTACTGGCAGTAACCTTTATGTATCTAGCATCTTTCACAAATCCTTTATCGAGGTAAATGAGGAGGGAACAGAAGCTGCAGCTGCAACCGCTGGTGTGGTTAAACTAAGATCAGTGATGGTGGAAGAGAAAATAGACTTTGTTGCTGATCATCCGTATCTCTTCCTGATTAGAGAAGATGCAACAGGTGTGGTACTGTTTGTTGGTAGTGTGCTTAATCCTCTCATAAACTAAGTTGTATTCCACTATATGGAGGTTGATATATGTTGTTTGCATCTTCTATGTATTACTTGGGACTTCTTTGGCGCCCCGAGTTAGTTTAAACAGCCTTCAAGCCCTCCTATCTTGAGATCTATTCCTTATGGAAGAGTGTTTTTATGTACCCTTCAAGAATCATACTTCTTTCTGAAGCTGCGAGTGAAATTTGTCAACTACTCTTTGTACAATTGAAGTCAGTGTGACTTGTATACTTCAACTTGTAGTTATGGTTGATATAGCTACAAGTGTTTTCTTGTCTGTTTGCCTGGCCCAAAATAGGGTACATATGAACAAGCAAACTATACAGAAATAGATGTGTAAGGTTTATCTTGAAAATGGTCTCATCTAAAGCGGGTTAAAAAGTGCTACTAGCACATGCCATCTAAAACTCGAAAGAGCTTAATCGGGAGACGCTGAAGAAAAACATTGCTGCTTTCCAGTATTCAGGGTTTTATTATTACTGTTTTTAAGTCTTGGCTGATTGTAGCCTTCTGTTCCTTTTTACACAGTCTTGCAGTAAGTTGGATTTAACCATCCATGAAGTCCTTAATTAAACCGAGATGGAACAGGACATGTTGCAGTCTTGACTCTTAAATGTCCTTTCAAAAGGTCTTAATTCATTATTGCTGGTTAACCTTGCTAGagttgattttgtggagaaCCAAACTTTCATTTATCTATTACAGTTCTTGTTGATGGTATATATCATTTAAAAGAATGTAATCACTGCTTTTTAGATAATATACCATTGTTTCTTCTCTAAACTTTGAAGAGGACTTTGAACTCTGGTCACTATTGGACAATCTGTGACCGTAGGGCTTGCCACTTAAACTTTAAAAAAGGAGTCCGATGCACTCTCGCTATGTGCGGGCGGGGTCTACGGAAAGGCGGAATCCTATATACCTCACCTTACATTTATGCATTggatcttatatatatgtagcctTATCTTACATTTATGCAAGATGACCAATAACCTCTTGATCACACAACGCCAAACTTTTAGGATCGCTCCCTTTCACTTCCTTTATGgtaatgatttttatttgaagCTCTCTACTTACAAACTTTTCACTCGTACAAATGCAAACTATTGGGTCTATTATTGTTGGATGATGCATTTCGAGTTCTAAATGACAAAGAGGCTACTTTTGAAATTTTAGTCTCATTACCTTCTAAAGCAAATCTAATACTACACGACTTGAATTGATATAATGTGTGCATGTGTATGTGAGCAAAGGCCGGTGCCGACCTATTAGTACTGTAACTTTGGAAGTGACATTAGTGTTTTGAACTTTAAGTAAATTTTCTATTATCTGATCAAATATTCTGTGGGGTAACAATTACCCCAATTCTTTAAAGGATAATTCTATACGAAGTATCCGTTTCATTCCCTTTATTTGACTTTTAAAACAgcttgcaaaaataaaaaagtgaaaattacaACTATCTGTAAGAGAGTATCAGATTATGAATTATAAAATGGACTAATGCATCTAAATATTTAAGTCCTCCAAATTGAAAACATAATTATAGTGGTGTTTGACTGTCAGAAAATattctttaaaatatttttcaacaaaAGAGGGAAAATGACAGAAGATAATCACATTCTcagattttgtatatttttcttttacatgAATTATAATTTTCAGAAGCCTCTGAAATACTCAAAATTAGACCCAAACGTAAAACTCCCATTGAGTTAAAAGCTGCTTTTGGTAAAAATAGCAAAAGTTGGTAAAAGGTTAATCACAGGAGTATAATAacttactatatataataatatgatGAATGAATTTAGtactatataataaaaattgaGATCCGAGTACAGTACAATGAATTCTATAATGCATATAACAGTTAGCCGCAGTTGTTCCCACACACCATACAAATATCACGTGCTGGCGCGAAGTTTCAAATAGAAATCGTATTATTTTCCCAATTTGGAGCTGCATTGTTGCACATTTACCATCTAATGCCACGAGTGCCATTATAATGGCTACAATAGTAATGAAATTAATGGTAAAGATCGGCACATCATAAATGATGATAACCGTGAAGAAGTTTGCGTTGGCGAAGATTGTAATGAAAATGTAAAGAACAATGAATTTAAGCATTTCATTTTTGTCATCGGATTTATTTATCTTAAATATACaattattattttccttttgtattttttttatttttgaaattttaattgatAGCATGAGCTTTCAGCGAGATTTCTGAGGAATTATAGaagttttaaatatataatcatattatTGATTCAATATGGGTGTAGTATTCGGGTTTTTTCGCTTAGCAGTGTGAATGTGTGATGCATGTATTGCTCTAGCAATGCTATTTTCATGGTATAGGCTACTTCCCATTCGCTCGCTGCTATTACAAGGCTTGCTTTTGCTTTCTTTTGTTCCAATTATTTTGCCCATGGATTTAACAACAATTTCAAAGGTTTTCCTATTGGAGAATCTTTGGGTCCCATCATCTAACTAATCGACCATGGCTGTTGCAATCAAAGAATAGGAATCAAAATAGTGTTTGTATTAAAATTTAGTCTATCCAATATAATGTTTggttattcaattcaatttaatcatGCCTAATATATGGATTACTTATACACTATAGGGGGGCTTATCTAATACTGAGGAAACCAAGAGATTACTTATATCAGGTTAAACTATACCTGGATAagacccctaaaatgactaaactacccctcaaatcctttttccaattacatgaaatagaaaatccgaCAAATATTTAAGGGTCTAATTGTAAAGAAGATTTTGTACGGTAAATCAAACACAAGCTTAGATTATACATTGTTTAtctaatttttaatataatgaaccaaacacttgataaaaaataatctcAGCATTACAATCCCTGCATTACAATCCCTGCATTACTTGTCTTTGTACCAAACGACCCAATAGCAATAAAGGCCCTTTACTATAAATATGGCATTAGCGCTTTATTAATAACATATATAGTATTGACTTTTTTGAAGCTTGATAGGAATCGATTCTATAATTGATCAATAGTGTAAGTGTCACTTAGTAGTAGAAACTCACTTAGTCGTAGAAACTCAGAGAGATAGATAGAGAGAGGACTCTTTCACACCTGCTAATTCCCTAACCTGTATTCCCACATTCATTTCTCCCTGTCTACAACCCAATAAATTGGCAAAGCCAACACAAGATAAGGGTCAATCCATTTAATTGTATGCTGACCCCAACCAAGCTGACTTCTTAGGAAGCTCGTTCATACTGCACCTCATGTTGGGGCTAGCCTGCCAGCGGTTGTGGAATTCTCTCATTCTCTGGTCAAATACTTGGTTGATGTGTGATATACTCTATGAGGAGTTTTACAAAGGTAGATGATATCATCACGACCCCTCTTTTGATAACGTTCGGAATACTTAAAGTATCATCAATCGAGGATTTCAAAAGGATATAGGAGTGAATTGTTGAATAATTATAatttaatattaagaaaaaagaaggaagttTCTACTTTTAACCCATGACCTTCCGTGAGGTGACAAATTAActttaattcaatttaatttttctccttttttttcattgttcatttcatttcatgtgTCAGATCAAATATTGAAGAGAAAAGAGATCATTTGACCCTTGAACTCAAGATTTAAAACTTCAGTTTTAaagaactaaacttaacttgtatttatttacccccttaacaactttcatctcaattatttaccaccctgagaaaataataccactctcacaaTGGGAGGTAtattttcgtgccaagttcaagggtcaaatgatgtcttttctcaatATTGAATCATTAGGAGCGTGGATGTAGTTTGATTAATGTTGATAAGTGATAATTTGATGGAAAAGTTGGCTAAGGAGAAGATAAGGTTATGAATTGGACATGGACTGCCTGTCTTTATTTGCTAATGGCAGACAATTTGtaggaaaaaaaagatgaaaccATAAGCTgctaatttgttttcttctcattttctgtGCTTTAATTATTACTCCTATATTCTCCTTAGTCCTTACACCATCATTTCAATTCAAATTAGAATATTCAATTTGTTTTAAAGAAAGTGAATGGAGGTTTTTTTGTAGTTTCTTCTATTAATaaacttttctttccttttcctcccTTGTTTAAATTCTTAATTTCCTTCCCAATTACTATAATTTTTACAAAACGCATAACACTCACATTCGCCTAATTTATTTAAAGCTATAATTATTTTAAGAGTCACCACTATCTTTTGTATTAATTTATcaacatttaaaaataaatttaattgtagAAATTAGAAACTACATAATTTATTCGTAGCaccttttatttaaattttagtatatatgatttttatttcataaatataagaattcAATAACTTTAATTTGCGGAGTTGATCCTTGTACATTATACTCATTATTTTCTTTACAAAATTAACAACTCTTCAAAATTTAATTGCATAACCTATCGTTAGCAATTTTACTTAGTGATTACttatagcttgtttggccaaacttgtaaaattaacttattttaaaaagaatttttttcaaaagaatttttggcACAAAATAATATGTGTTtgatcaattaatttaaaaagtaatttGAGCAGTAATTAATGTTTgatcaagcttttaaaaagtacttctaagtgtatttttctcaaaagtgcttttgggcagaatttatttttttagcttctgaaaaatagcttttgcaactctccaaaaatatttgtttCTTCTTAAAGTTTGgcaaaatttgaccaaacacctcacttCTAAATATAAACActtttgaataaaataagttCGGCCAAATAGACTAGTAGTTTCACTTGCTTTGCAAGCACACGGTGCACCTAAATTTTTGTCATTAATTACCTAACTAGTACGATGATGAATCACCAAAGGTCATTATGCTATACTAAATATCTTCCGACTTTAATTTATATATCTGATAGAGACctaaaaatataatcaattttGATAAAGCGCGTTTTATCCCGTAACTAGAAatcatactccctccatttcaaaataagtgtccttttaagctttttattttatttcaaaataaatgatactttaggatttcaagaagaaattaattcTATTCTTCCAAACTTACTCTTATTTATTAtcaaaaattattaaataacttttctttttttaagcattaattaggggtaagttgATAAAAATACTCCTAATTTTATAGGAGTGAGTAATTTTTTAATGAGTGTGCATGAACTAAAAgagacacttattttggaatggagAGAGTATTTACCATTACTAATCCAATTTCGAACATGATTTACATATAGAATGccacacaaaaacaaaaaatgtcaAAATCGTAATTAACAGAAGAGTCAAGGGGTATTTACAAAGAAGAACATCGAAATT
Coding sequences within it:
- the LOC132033325 gene encoding serpin-ZX-like: MDLQESISNQTGVSLTLSKHVFSTEVKGDTNMVFSPLSIHVVLGLIASGSNDPTRAQLLSFLKSKSIDELNSLSSQLVDVVFVDGGPSGGPRLSVANSVWVEQTLPLKHSFKQIVDNVYKATSSSVDFQKKAVEVAGQVNQWAEKETSGLIKEILPADSVDSATRLVFANALYFKGAWDEKFDASLTKDNEFHLLSGTSVQVPFMTSKKKQYVKAFDGFKVLGLPYKQGEDRRRFSMYFFLPDANDGLPALVEKVSSESQFLERHLPYQKVGVGEFRIPKFKISFGFEASNVLKGLGLVLPFSGDGLTEMVDSPTGSNLYVSSIFHKSFIEVNEEGTEAAAATAGVVKLRSVMVEEKIDFVADHPYLFLIREDATGVVLFVGSVLNPLIN